One window of the bacterium genome contains the following:
- a CDS encoding molybdopterin-dependent oxidoreductase, producing METDVDRARTPGINRREFLWGSAATVVLALTQLRCRDSELVDSVSPAVPTPTPKYGDWRDLYRERWTWDSISKSTHYVNCAYQRGCAWNVYVKEGVVWREEQVGDYPQTNSEVPDFNPRGCQKGACYSDRMHDPSRMLHPLKRVGERGEGRWKRISWEEGLREVADSAIDALIEDGPGSLIWDMGSAVTNGCHGLGLTRTVSVLDTPMLETNTEIGDHYPGATVTTGKICFTGSFDDLFYSDLILIWGGNPNYTQIPNVHFINEARYHGARVVAITPDYNASCVHTDEWVPVQMGTDAALGMALAQVMVEEGIYDRRFVVEQSDLPFLVRQDTGLFLRESDLEEGGREDAFYLFDQKAGKVVPAPRSSLSLGELEPSLDGEYRVQTPAGEVGVTPVFALLKKRLAEYTPEAASKITGTPPKQIRKLARALAKAKAASAITQTNFSKYYHGMEMERGLILAFTLAGQIGKKGAGIAAFPYLSIAGPDALAVADGRLPPKLGLAALGLQSLPAMARMKLDGFSEEMMISALSRLEYKSGRYLATPLWLYKYGGLEELYGSAKRWDSSLPREFKEYFDEAVEKGWQVVPTTPPRIVFEVGGNLLRRVRGYDRMVDGLLPKLDLLVTVDWRMSNTARFSDYVFPAAGWYEKDDLTWGSPITPFCHVTTRAVEPLGESKPDWEFHCLFLKTLQQRAIERGISEFVDRAGKTRRLDQVYDEFTFGGRFTEENTEEFLDEMLGVTTNLGGVGWEEIKEKGYARYTGVGMSPSQINHATDIEPDQTITANTWQVQKKQPWPTLTRRMQFYIDHPYFLEMGEELPIHKDNPKLGGEYPLEMTGGHDRWSIHASWRDNKPLLQLQRGEPLIFLGEEDAAERGIQDGNSVRVHNDVGSFEIQAKVTPSVRSGQVVVYHGWEPFQFKRGKSHQSLIPSPMNPIHLAGGYFQLQPTLLMGEPGCPDRGTRVEVERLPDGPGHTGEPA from the coding sequence ATGGAAACCGACGTCGACCGCGCGCGAACTCCAGGCATCAATCGAAGGGAGTTTCTCTGGGGATCCGCAGCGACCGTCGTGCTCGCTCTCACCCAGCTCCGCTGTCGAGATTCGGAACTCGTCGATTCCGTTTCTCCCGCGGTGCCGACCCCCACGCCGAAGTACGGGGACTGGCGGGATCTCTACCGCGAGCGTTGGACCTGGGATTCCATCTCCAAGAGCACCCACTACGTGAACTGCGCCTACCAGCGAGGCTGCGCGTGGAATGTCTACGTCAAGGAGGGTGTGGTCTGGCGCGAAGAGCAGGTAGGTGACTATCCGCAGACCAACTCCGAAGTGCCCGATTTCAACCCGCGCGGTTGCCAGAAGGGGGCGTGTTATAGCGACCGCATGCACGATCCGTCGCGCATGCTGCACCCGCTGAAGCGCGTCGGGGAGCGTGGCGAGGGGCGCTGGAAGCGCATCTCCTGGGAGGAGGGGCTGCGCGAGGTGGCCGATTCCGCCATCGACGCCCTGATCGAGGATGGGCCCGGCTCCTTGATCTGGGACATGGGAAGCGCCGTCACCAACGGTTGCCATGGTCTCGGACTGACGCGCACGGTTTCCGTGCTCGACACGCCGATGCTCGAGACGAACACGGAGATCGGCGATCACTATCCCGGCGCCACCGTCACGACCGGGAAGATCTGCTTCACGGGTTCCTTCGACGATCTCTTCTACTCCGATCTGATCCTGATCTGGGGCGGCAATCCCAACTACACCCAGATCCCGAACGTCCACTTCATCAACGAGGCGCGCTACCACGGTGCGCGTGTCGTAGCGATCACACCGGACTACAACGCCTCCTGTGTCCACACGGACGAGTGGGTCCCGGTGCAGATGGGAACGGACGCAGCCCTGGGGATGGCGTTGGCGCAGGTGATGGTCGAGGAAGGGATCTACGACCGTCGTTTCGTCGTCGAGCAATCCGACCTCCCGTTCCTGGTTCGCCAGGACACCGGCCTCTTCCTGCGCGAGAGCGATCTGGAGGAGGGCGGCCGGGAAGACGCCTTCTACCTCTTCGATCAGAAGGCGGGAAAGGTGGTGCCGGCACCGCGATCGAGCCTGTCTCTCGGCGAACTCGAGCCCAGCCTCGACGGGGAATACCGGGTGCAGACGCCGGCAGGTGAGGTCGGTGTGACGCCGGTCTTCGCGTTACTGAAGAAACGCCTCGCGGAGTACACCCCGGAGGCCGCATCGAAGATCACCGGGACGCCTCCGAAGCAGATCCGCAAACTGGCGCGGGCGTTGGCGAAGGCCAAGGCGGCCAGCGCCATCACCCAGACGAATTTCTCCAAGTACTACCACGGCATGGAAATGGAACGCGGCTTGATCCTGGCCTTCACCCTGGCGGGCCAGATCGGGAAGAAGGGCGCCGGAATCGCCGCCTTTCCCTACCTCTCCATTGCGGGCCCGGATGCGCTCGCCGTGGCGGACGGCAGGCTTCCTCCAAAGCTCGGCCTCGCCGCACTCGGCCTTCAATCGCTTCCGGCGATGGCGAGGATGAAGCTGGACGGCTTCTCGGAGGAGATGATGATCTCCGCCTTGAGCCGGCTGGAGTACAAATCCGGGCGTTATCTCGCCACTCCGCTGTGGCTCTACAAGTATGGGGGGCTCGAAGAACTCTACGGAAGCGCCAAACGTTGGGATTCCTCGCTACCCCGGGAGTTCAAGGAGTACTTCGACGAAGCCGTGGAAAAGGGATGGCAGGTGGTCCCCACCACGCCCCCGCGCATCGTCTTTGAAGTCGGTGGCAATCTGCTGCGTCGCGTGCGGGGCTACGATCGGATGGTCGACGGGCTCCTGCCGAAGCTCGATCTGCTCGTGACGGTCGATTGGCGGATGAGCAACACGGCGCGCTTCAGCGACTACGTGTTCCCGGCGGCGGGCTGGTACGAGAAGGACGATCTCACCTGGGGCTCCCCCATCACTCCCTTCTGTCACGTGACCACCCGCGCGGTCGAGCCGCTCGGCGAGTCGAAGCCGGACTGGGAATTCCACTGCCTCTTCCTGAAGACGCTGCAACAGCGCGCGATCGAGCGGGGTATCTCGGAATTCGTGGACCGCGCCGGAAAGACCCGGCGTCTCGATCAGGTATACGACGAGTTCACGTTCGGCGGACGTTTCACGGAGGAGAACACCGAGGAGTTTCTCGACGAGATGCTCGGCGTGACCACGAACCTGGGTGGCGTGGGATGGGAGGAGATCAAGGAGAAGGGCTATGCGCGCTACACGGGCGTGGGCATGAGCCCCTCCCAGATCAACCACGCCACCGATATCGAACCGGACCAGACCATCACGGCGAACACCTGGCAGGTTCAGAAGAAGCAGCCCTGGCCGACACTCACGCGAAGGATGCAGTTCTACATCGATCATCCGTATTTCCTGGAGATGGGGGAGGAGCTGCCCATCCACAAGGACAACCCGAAGCTCGGTGGGGAGTACCCGCTGGAGATGACCGGGGGCCACGATCGTTGGTCCATTCACGCCTCATGGCGGGACAACAAACCCCTGCTTCAGTTGCAGCGCGGTGAGCCGCTCATCTTCCTCGGCGAGGAGGATGCTGCCGAGCGCGGAATCCAGGACGGCAACTCGGTGCGTGTCCACAATGACGTGGGCTCGTTCGAGATCCAGGCCAAGGTCACGCCGTCCGTGCGCTCGGGACAGGTGGTGGTCTACCACGGCTGGGAGCCCTTCCAGTTCAAACGTGGCAAGTCCCATCAGTCACTGATTCCGAGTCCCATGAACCCGATCCACCTGGCAGGCGGCTACTTCCAGCTTCAACCCACGCTGCTGATGGGAGAGCCCGGCTGCCCCGACCGCGGAACCCGTGTAGAAGTCGAGCGCCTGCCGGACGGCCCCGGGCACACAGGAGAACCCGCGTGA
- a CDS encoding ATP-dependent acyl-CoA ligase, whose amino-acid sequence MRDRNPFILADLVQTRAEEKPDLDVLTFEHFSLDGGATPDAVRTYADLQINANRIAAKLVKGGMEPGDRFAIMMRNHPEFVEAMIAASITGCIFVPIDPRTRGEKLAFLMRNSGCRGVICADYSAPALQEVRGQAGNLEWLLVLEAGGEGAAPLSDLPDAESLDAVLSMPADTVKTRVEDVSQPLQIIYTSGTTGDPKGIVGDHMRFGGTGMLGGIFGYGEDERPYTGLSFTHNNAQATALAPALMSGYRAVFSRRFSKSKLWEVCRRYGCTSFSLVGGMATAIYSEPPREDDADNPVRLVVSGGMPAAIWEAFERRFGVQIFEFYGASDGGGMAYKPPGVGPVGSFGKPMSGLDMRVLDEHGKECAPGEIGEICCRPEGAGEASVEYFENPDASRKKIRDGWNRSGDMGHRDAEGWLYFDYRAGGGIRHNGDFVNPGFVEKLIAEDAQVSDVFVYGVPAASQAPGEKDVVAAIVPGNAEAFDPAALFAHCRAGLEPNFVPSYFQLVDEIPKTASEKPQERILLDRFEPHAAGVCRRDP is encoded by the coding sequence ATGCGCGATCGAAATCCCTTCATCCTGGCAGACCTGGTGCAGACCCGCGCCGAGGAGAAGCCGGATCTGGATGTACTGACCTTCGAGCATTTCAGCCTCGACGGCGGCGCGACACCGGACGCGGTGCGCACCTATGCGGACCTCCAGATCAACGCCAACCGGATCGCTGCGAAACTGGTCAAAGGCGGTATGGAGCCGGGCGATCGCTTCGCGATCATGATGCGCAACCATCCCGAATTCGTCGAAGCCATGATCGCTGCCTCGATCACCGGCTGCATCTTCGTCCCGATCGATCCTCGGACCCGGGGCGAAAAGCTGGCCTTCCTGATGCGCAACTCGGGTTGCCGTGGCGTGATCTGTGCGGATTACAGCGCGCCCGCGCTGCAGGAGGTGCGCGGGCAGGCTGGGAACCTGGAGTGGCTGCTCGTACTGGAAGCTGGCGGTGAGGGCGCAGCACCGCTTTCGGATCTGCCGGACGCGGAATCGCTCGACGCCGTCCTGTCGATGCCTGCGGACACTGTGAAGACGCGAGTCGAGGACGTCTCGCAACCGCTCCAGATCATCTACACCTCGGGGACGACCGGGGATCCGAAGGGGATCGTAGGCGATCACATGCGTTTCGGTGGAACCGGCATGTTGGGAGGGATCTTCGGTTATGGCGAAGACGAGCGTCCCTACACCGGGCTTTCCTTCACCCACAACAACGCGCAGGCGACGGCCCTGGCTCCGGCACTGATGTCCGGCTACCGGGCCGTGTTCAGTCGGCGCTTCAGCAAGTCGAAGCTATGGGAGGTCTGTCGCAGGTACGGCTGCACGAGCTTCTCCCTGGTCGGCGGCATGGCCACGGCGATCTACAGCGAGCCGCCGCGAGAAGATGATGCGGACAACCCGGTGCGCCTGGTGGTGAGTGGCGGCATGCCCGCCGCGATCTGGGAGGCCTTCGAGCGTCGCTTCGGCGTCCAGATCTTCGAGTTCTACGGCGCCAGCGACGGCGGTGGCATGGCCTACAAGCCGCCCGGCGTCGGTCCGGTAGGCTCTTTTGGAAAACCGATGAGCGGTCTCGACATGCGCGTGCTCGATGAGCATGGCAAGGAGTGCGCACCCGGCGAAATCGGTGAGATCTGCTGTCGACCCGAAGGTGCAGGGGAGGCGAGCGTCGAGTACTTCGAGAATCCGGATGCGTCGCGCAAGAAGATCCGGGACGGCTGGAACCGCAGCGGAGACATGGGACACCGGGACGCCGAGGGTTGGCTCTACTTCGATTATCGAGCCGGCGGCGGGATCCGGCACAACGGTGATTTCGTGAATCCCGGGTTCGTGGAGAAGCTGATCGCCGAAGACGCTCAGGTGTCCGACGTATTCGTCTATGGCGTGCCCGCCGCCTCTCAGGCTCCCGGCGAGAAGGATGTCGTCGCTGCGATCGTGCCGGGGAATGCGGAGGCCTTCGACCCGGCCGCGTTGTTTGCCCATTGCCGTGCCGGCCTGGAGCCCAACTTCGTCCCCAGCTATTTCCAACTCGTGGACGAGATTCCGAAGACCGCATCCGAGAAGCCCCAGGAACGCATTCTGCTCGATCGCTTCGAGCCGCACGCTGCGGGCGTCTGCCGTCGGGATCCGTGA
- a CDS encoding transporter, with product MGAMDEACIVGIGETAYVRKPGSGLSALGIQLQAAVRAIEDAGLTGRQIDGIMPFPNLGHAESFAANLGCENLRFQSIVWMGGAAPVASLRVAGAAVRQGLANYVLIPAGWNGYSGARARQTVAEDVSSLPGGAIARDFYLPFGFSAPPQWYSVMARRHMHEFGTRPEQLGCIAVAMRKHAQTNPNAVMKGRAMTLEDYMASPMLADPYRLFDCCLETDGAAAVVVTTPERARDLGKEPVFIMGAASGQPRPADEITNRKDIFQTGLSLAAPEAFGQAGISPGDVDFAQIYDCFTFEVLQQLEEAGFCKRGEGGAFVEGGRIELGGELPVNTHGGLLSEAHVLGMNHIVEAVRQLRGDAGQRQVADAEIGVVTGWGDFGDGSIAILRRA from the coding sequence TTGGGCGCCATGGACGAGGCCTGCATCGTCGGGATCGGGGAGACCGCCTACGTGCGGAAGCCCGGCTCGGGGCTGAGCGCGCTGGGAATCCAGCTGCAGGCCGCGGTGCGCGCCATCGAGGACGCGGGGCTCACGGGCCGGCAGATCGACGGGATCATGCCGTTCCCGAACCTGGGCCACGCCGAGAGCTTCGCCGCCAATCTCGGCTGCGAGAACCTGCGCTTCCAGTCCATCGTCTGGATGGGCGGCGCCGCCCCCGTGGCTTCGCTTCGGGTGGCCGGTGCCGCCGTCCGGCAAGGCCTCGCCAACTACGTGTTGATCCCGGCCGGTTGGAATGGCTACTCGGGGGCACGGGCGCGCCAGACGGTCGCCGAGGATGTTTCGTCGCTCCCCGGCGGGGCCATCGCACGCGATTTCTATCTGCCCTTCGGCTTCTCCGCTCCGCCCCAGTGGTACTCGGTGATGGCCCGCCGGCACATGCACGAGTTCGGGACACGGCCCGAGCAACTCGGGTGCATCGCCGTGGCGATGCGCAAGCATGCCCAGACGAATCCCAACGCAGTGATGAAGGGTCGCGCCATGACCCTCGAGGATTACATGGCCTCGCCGATGCTGGCGGATCCCTACCGCTTGTTCGACTGCTGTCTCGAGACCGATGGGGCGGCGGCCGTCGTGGTGACCACGCCCGAGCGGGCGCGCGATCTCGGCAAGGAGCCGGTCTTCATCATGGGTGCAGCATCCGGACAACCTCGGCCCGCCGATGAGATCACCAACCGGAAGGACATCTTCCAGACGGGCCTGAGCCTCGCTGCACCCGAAGCCTTCGGACAGGCCGGGATTTCACCCGGCGACGTGGATTTCGCCCAGATCTACGATTGCTTCACGTTCGAGGTGCTGCAGCAGTTGGAGGAGGCTGGCTTCTGCAAACGCGGCGAGGGCGGTGCCTTCGTCGAAGGAGGCCGCATCGAACTCGGCGGCGAGCTGCCGGTCAACACCCACGGCGGGCTTCTTTCGGAGGCGCACGTCCTGGGCATGAACCACATCGTCGAGGCGGTTCGACAGCTGCGCGGCGATGCAGGCCAGCGCCAGGTTGCCGACGCCGAGATCGGCGTCGTGACGGGTTGGGGCGATTTCGGCGATGGCAGCATCGCGATCCTGCGGCGCGCGTGA
- a CDS encoding enoyl-CoA hydratase/isomerase family protein, translating into MQDVSNSEGVNPLELPSTLSFERKDHVAVITIDRADALNSLTAEMLTGIEDAMRAFQDDPDLWVAVFTASGDKAFSSGLDLKEAAPMLTGGDTLGFDDTTKRQFSDVFKPIICAVNGFCIAGGMEMLLGTDLRIAAEHATFGLGEVRWGLVPLGGTHIRLPRQIPWAISMQLLLTGKPISAQRAYEVGLINEVVPSDQLMPTAMKWAENLCRNGPLAMRTAKEIAVRGLELESGFVLEKALGARVLGSEDAKEGPAAFAEKRKPRFKGS; encoded by the coding sequence ATGCAAGACGTCAGCAACAGCGAGGGAGTCAATCCATTGGAGTTACCTTCCACCCTTTCCTTCGAGCGCAAGGACCACGTCGCGGTCATCACCATCGACCGTGCCGATGCGCTCAACTCGCTCACTGCGGAGATGCTCACCGGCATCGAGGATGCGATGCGTGCGTTCCAGGACGATCCCGATCTCTGGGTGGCCGTCTTCACCGCGTCTGGCGATAAGGCCTTCTCCTCGGGGCTCGACCTGAAGGAGGCCGCACCCATGTTGACGGGTGGCGACACCCTCGGATTCGATGACACGACCAAGCGCCAGTTCTCCGATGTCTTCAAGCCGATCATTTGCGCGGTCAACGGTTTCTGTATTGCGGGCGGTATGGAAATGCTCCTGGGGACAGACCTCCGGATCGCCGCCGAGCACGCCACCTTCGGCCTGGGAGAAGTCCGTTGGGGCCTCGTGCCGCTCGGTGGCACTCATATCCGGCTTCCACGCCAGATCCCCTGGGCCATCTCGATGCAGCTCCTGCTGACCGGCAAACCGATCAGTGCGCAACGCGCCTACGAAGTGGGGCTGATCAACGAGGTCGTGCCTTCGGATCAACTCATGCCCACGGCGATGAAGTGGGCGGAGAATCTCTGCAGGAACGGACCGCTCGCGATGCGCACGGCCAAGGAGATTGCCGTTCGCGGCCTGGAGCTCGAGTCGGGATTCGTGTTGGAGAAGGCCCTCGGCGCTCGCGTGCTCGGGTCCGAGGACGCGAAAGAGGGACCGGCCGCCTTCGCCGAAAAACGCAAGCCGCGCTTCAAGGGAAGCTGA
- a CDS encoding Zn-ribbon domain-containing OB-fold protein gives MSQAETAVPMPLPELEGLAGEFYGYCRKGELRFQRCSDCGSWRHVPREMCADCGSWNWEWERSSGRGRVFTWTVVTRALHPAFQDACPYAPAVIEMDEGVRILSQVTDCSPDQLQIDMPVEVVFEDASEEVALPKFRRSTS, from the coding sequence ATGAGTCAGGCCGAAACCGCCGTTCCCATGCCGCTCCCCGAACTCGAGGGCCTTGCCGGCGAGTTCTACGGGTATTGCAGGAAGGGCGAGCTTCGTTTCCAGCGCTGCAGCGATTGCGGTAGCTGGCGACACGTGCCCAGGGAGATGTGCGCCGACTGCGGCTCGTGGAATTGGGAGTGGGAGCGCTCTTCCGGCCGGGGAAGGGTGTTCACCTGGACCGTGGTCACGCGTGCGCTTCACCCGGCTTTCCAGGATGCGTGTCCTTACGCACCGGCCGTGATCGAGATGGATGAGGGCGTCCGGATCCTGAGCCAGGTGACGGATTGTTCGCCCGACCAGTTGCAGATCGACATGCCTGTCGAGGTGGTATTCGAAGACGCGAGCGAGGAAGTCGCGCTGCCCAAGTTCCGGCGCAGTACGTCCTGA
- a CDS encoding amidohydrolase family protein, whose translation MASDDYFVALSECHFMNPVTMAEISYYPNTQRWWASVDGVMRAWSGRDLQGEWPHPIASELIKYMDEAGVDVCFALREGMMDISGHTVAMSTNAFMMQQIEPYPDRMYLEAMVGPIIRRGLDNAIWELEYLVKEGNAKLCKVYQPEDDGPLDDRRMWPFYEKACELDIALTMHTGMSYVVPQPNNHTLPGTLDRVLLDFPELKIIAYHMGWPNTEELIGLAGKHQNLYLSMSGIAGWYERSRYRGYHAIGTALQWVDPSKIVMGLDLPFDDTKRVVDWARNLQIPEELQKNYGYPEITDEMRAGFLGLNLARLAKIEPTKRV comes from the coding sequence ATGGCGAGTGATGATTATTTCGTAGCGCTATCCGAGTGCCATTTCATGAATCCGGTCACCATGGCCGAAATCAGCTACTACCCGAACACCCAACGCTGGTGGGCGAGTGTCGATGGTGTGATGCGCGCCTGGTCGGGTCGCGATCTCCAGGGCGAGTGGCCCCATCCGATCGCGAGCGAGCTGATCAAGTACATGGACGAGGCGGGCGTCGACGTCTGCTTTGCTCTGCGCGAAGGGATGATGGACATCAGCGGGCACACGGTCGCCATGTCCACCAACGCGTTCATGATGCAGCAGATCGAGCCGTACCCGGATCGCATGTACCTCGAAGCCATGGTGGGCCCCATCATCCGGCGCGGCCTCGACAACGCCATCTGGGAGCTCGAGTACCTGGTCAAGGAGGGCAACGCCAAGCTTTGCAAGGTGTATCAGCCCGAGGACGACGGGCCCCTCGACGACCGGCGGATGTGGCCGTTCTACGAGAAGGCCTGCGAGCTGGACATCGCATTGACCATGCACACCGGCATGTCCTACGTGGTGCCGCAGCCCAACAACCACACCCTCCCGGGCACCCTCGATCGGGTGCTGCTCGATTTTCCCGAGCTGAAGATCATCGCCTACCACATGGGTTGGCCGAATACCGAGGAACTGATCGGACTCGCGGGCAAACATCAGAACCTGTACCTGAGCATGTCGGGGATTGCGGGTTGGTACGAGCGTTCCAGGTATCGGGGCTACCACGCAATCGGTACCGCGCTCCAGTGGGTGGATCCGAGCAAGATCGTGATGGGCCTCGACTTGCCCTTCGACGACACCAAGCGGGTGGTCGACTGGGCTCGCAACCTGCAGATCCCCGAGGAGTTGCAGAAGAACTACGGCTACCCGGAGATCACCGATGAGATGCGGGCAGGCTTCCTCGGTCTGAACCTGGCGCGGCTTGCGAAGATCGAGCCCACAAAACGGGTGTAG